From a single Nocardioides sp. dk884 genomic region:
- a CDS encoding type III polyketide synthase → MRVLSVRGALPEHRHPQAAITASFIDSMQSGRLDRGVVERFHRNAGVATRHTALPLSDYAALDGFGAANDAFIAHGVELGAQAVVDALKAVGLHPGDVDLLISATVTGLAVPSLDARVAGLIGMREDVVRMPLVGLGCVAGAAGIARLHDYLLGHPDAVAVLMSVELCSLTLQRDDPSVANLVASGLFGDGAAAVVAAGRDRGTELVSADHVQPEVLASRSRLYPGSERVMGWDVGSGGLKIVLDGAVPDVVRRYVGDDTTRFLADHGLTRADLEWYVAHPGGPKVLEALEEALGVEREALQVTWDSLRDIGNLSSASVLHVLADTLREHPPRPGSYGLLLAMGPGFCSELVLMRMPA, encoded by the coding sequence ATGCGCGTTCTGAGCGTCCGCGGCGCCCTGCCCGAGCACCGCCACCCCCAGGCGGCCATCACCGCCTCCTTCATCGACAGCATGCAGAGCGGCCGCCTGGATCGCGGCGTCGTGGAGCGCTTCCACCGCAACGCCGGAGTCGCCACCCGCCACACCGCGCTGCCGTTGAGCGACTACGCCGCACTGGACGGGTTCGGCGCGGCCAACGACGCGTTCATCGCGCACGGCGTCGAGCTCGGCGCCCAGGCGGTCGTCGACGCGCTCAAGGCGGTCGGGCTGCACCCCGGCGACGTCGACCTGCTGATCTCCGCGACCGTCACCGGGCTCGCGGTGCCCTCGCTGGACGCGCGCGTGGCCGGGCTGATCGGCATGCGGGAGGACGTCGTACGCATGCCGCTCGTGGGCCTGGGCTGCGTGGCCGGCGCTGCCGGCATCGCGCGGCTGCACGACTACCTGCTCGGCCACCCGGACGCGGTGGCGGTGCTGATGAGCGTCGAGCTGTGCTCGCTCACCCTCCAGCGCGACGACCCCTCGGTGGCCAACCTGGTCGCGAGCGGGCTGTTCGGCGACGGCGCCGCGGCGGTGGTCGCCGCCGGCCGCGACCGGGGCACGGAGCTGGTGTCGGCCGACCACGTCCAGCCCGAGGTGCTCGCCAGCCGCAGTCGGCTCTACCCCGGCTCCGAGCGGGTGATGGGCTGGGACGTCGGCTCCGGCGGGCTCAAGATCGTGCTCGACGGCGCGGTCCCCGACGTCGTGCGCCGCTACGTCGGAGACGACACGACCCGGTTCCTCGCCGACCACGGTCTCACCCGCGCCGACCTGGAGTGGTACGTCGCGCACCCGGGCGGACCCAAGGTGCTGGAGGCGCTCGAGGAGGCCCTCGGCGTCGAGCGCGAGGCTCTGCAGGTCACCTGGGACTCGCTGCGCGACATCGGCAACCTCTCCTCGGCCTCGGTGCTCCACGTGCTGGCCGACACGCTGCGCGAACACCCACCCCGGCCGGGGTCCTACGGCCTGCTGCTGGCGATGGGCCCGGGGTTCTGCTCCGAGCTCGTGCTGATGCGGATGCCGGCATGA
- a CDS encoding isoprenylcysteine carboxyl methyltransferase family protein: MSSELLYTAIVLAVVLERGAEVVVSQRNAAWALAQGGVESGRGHYPVMVVLHAGLLVGCLVEVHAADRSFYPVLGWSMLALVVVCQAVRWWCITVLGRQWNTRVIVVPHLPLVHAGPYRFLPHPNYLVVVLEGLALPLIHGAWITAVVFTLANAALLSVRIRVEDRALQMATVS; the protein is encoded by the coding sequence ATGAGCAGCGAGCTGCTCTACACCGCGATCGTGCTCGCGGTGGTGCTCGAGCGCGGCGCGGAGGTCGTGGTCTCCCAGCGCAACGCCGCCTGGGCGCTCGCCCAGGGCGGCGTGGAGTCCGGGCGCGGCCACTACCCGGTGATGGTGGTGCTGCACGCCGGGCTGCTGGTCGGCTGCCTGGTCGAGGTGCACGCGGCCGACCGGAGCTTCTACCCGGTGCTGGGCTGGTCGATGCTCGCGCTGGTGGTGGTGTGCCAGGCCGTGCGCTGGTGGTGCATCACGGTGCTCGGGCGCCAGTGGAACACCCGGGTGATCGTGGTCCCGCACCTCCCGCTGGTCCACGCCGGGCCCTACCGGTTCCTGCCGCACCCCAACTACCTGGTCGTGGTCCTCGAGGGCCTCGCGCTGCCGCTGATCCACGGCGCCTGGATCACCGCTGTCGTGTTCACCCTCGCCAACGCGGCGCTGCTGAGCGTCCGGATCCGCGTGGAGGACCGGGCGCTGCAGATGGCGACCGTGTCGTGA
- a CDS encoding NAD(P)/FAD-dependent oxidoreductase, with protein sequence MSRTVDLLVAGGGPAGLATALHAARAGWQVEVWDPRRGAIDKACGEGLMPGALSALHALGVDPPGCELHGVRYAARGRVATADFRHGPGRGIRRTALHAELTRAALAAGVRLEHRAVGAVHQDEAEVRVEEVRARHLVAADGLHSPLRRRLGLTLPASRHARFGLRRHFAVAPWSPYVEVHWARHVEAYVTPVGHHLVSVAVLGASKAAYDTHLEAFPGLRRRLERAEPASQIRGAGPLRQGARRRVAGRVLLVGDAAGYVDALTGEGLALGFAQAEAAVAAMLAGDPQRYEQDWVRVTRRYRWLTAGLLAGTRLRPLRRAIVPAALALPRLFDGAVNELAR encoded by the coding sequence GTGAGCCGCACGGTCGACCTGCTCGTGGCCGGCGGTGGCCCAGCCGGCCTGGCCACCGCGCTGCACGCTGCCCGCGCCGGCTGGCAGGTCGAGGTCTGGGACCCGCGCCGCGGCGCGATCGACAAGGCCTGCGGCGAGGGGCTGATGCCCGGCGCCCTGTCGGCCCTGCACGCGCTCGGCGTCGACCCGCCCGGCTGCGAGCTGCACGGGGTGCGGTACGCCGCGCGCGGCCGAGTCGCCACCGCCGACTTCCGCCACGGGCCCGGCCGCGGGATCCGGCGCACCGCCCTGCACGCCGAGCTGACCCGCGCGGCGCTGGCGGCCGGCGTACGCCTCGAGCACCGCGCGGTCGGCGCGGTGCACCAGGACGAGGCCGAGGTCCGCGTCGAGGAGGTGCGGGCGCGCCACCTCGTCGCCGCAGACGGCCTGCACTCCCCGCTGCGCCGCCGGCTGGGCCTGACGCTCCCCGCCTCCCGCCACGCCCGTTTCGGCCTGCGCCGCCACTTCGCCGTCGCGCCCTGGTCGCCGTACGTCGAGGTGCACTGGGCGCGGCACGTCGAGGCCTACGTGACGCCGGTGGGACACCACCTGGTGTCCGTCGCGGTGCTGGGCGCGTCCAAGGCCGCCTACGACACCCATCTCGAGGCGTTCCCCGGGCTGCGGCGCCGCCTCGAGCGCGCGGAGCCCGCCAGCCAGATCCGCGGGGCGGGACCGCTGCGCCAGGGCGCGCGGCGCCGGGTCGCCGGGCGGGTGCTGCTCGTCGGGGACGCCGCGGGGTACGTCGACGCCCTCACCGGCGAGGGCCTCGCACTCGGGTTCGCCCAGGCCGAGGCCGCCGTCGCGGCGATGCTGGCCGGGGACCCGCAGCGCTACGAGCAGGACTGGGTGCGCGTGACCCGCCGCTACCGCTGGCTCACCGCGGGACTGCTGGCCGGCACCCGGCTTCGTCCGCTGCGCCGCGCCATCGTGCCCGCCGCACTCGCCCTGCCCCGGCTCTTCGACGGCGCGGTCAACGAGCTGGCCCGCTGA
- a CDS encoding MBL fold metallo-hydrolase produces the protein MSTAASLEFVGTATTILRLGPFTVLTDPNFLHRGQRAYLGKGLFSKRRTEPSLQPADLPPIDLVVLSHLHGDHFDRVARAELDRHLPILTTASAARRLSRWGFRQAQQLDTWTSSRHERDGWSLTVTAVPGTHAPTLARPLLPPVMGSVLHLVDPSGEGFRLYLSGDTLYRPWLREITERTGPLDAAAVHLGGTRVLGLLVTMDGRQGADLVELLEPGVTVPIHYDDYTVFRSPLSDFTDECARRRLPTRVRTVGRGDVVALDAGSLVDDERA, from the coding sequence ATGAGCACCGCGGCGAGCCTGGAGTTCGTCGGCACCGCGACGACGATCCTGAGGCTGGGCCCGTTCACGGTGCTCACCGACCCGAACTTCCTGCACCGCGGCCAGCGCGCCTACCTGGGCAAGGGCCTGTTCTCCAAGCGCCGCACCGAGCCGTCGTTGCAGCCCGCCGACCTGCCGCCGATCGACCTCGTCGTGCTCTCCCACCTGCACGGAGACCACTTCGACCGGGTCGCGCGCGCCGAGCTGGACCGCCACCTCCCGATCCTCACCACCGCGTCGGCGGCCCGCCGGCTGAGCCGATGGGGCTTTCGCCAGGCCCAGCAGCTCGACACCTGGACCAGCTCACGCCACGAGCGCGACGGCTGGTCGCTCACGGTGACGGCGGTCCCCGGCACCCACGCCCCGACCCTCGCGCGCCCGCTGCTGCCGCCGGTGATGGGCAGCGTGCTGCATCTCGTCGACCCGTCAGGGGAGGGGTTCCGGCTCTACCTGAGCGGGGACACCCTCTACCGGCCCTGGCTGCGCGAGATCACCGAGCGGACCGGGCCTCTGGACGCCGCCGCCGTCCACCTCGGCGGCACCCGGGTGCTCGGGCTCCTGGTGACCATGGACGGGCGCCAGGGCGCCGACCTGGTCGAGCTGCTCGAGCCCGGGGTGACGGTGCCGATCCACTACGACGACTACACGGTCTTCCGCTCGCCGCTCTCGGACTTCACCGACGAGTGCGCGCGGCGCCGGCTGCCCACCCGCGTCCGCACGGTCGGTCGAGGCGACGTGGTGGCGCTGGACGCGGGCTCGCTGGTCGACGACGAGCGCGCGTGA
- a CDS encoding NAD(P)H-hydrate dehydratase has protein sequence MSANPEPEIVTPAVLRDWPLAEPGSSKGARGQLLVLGGSRSTPGAVRLAGEAALAAGGGKLAIATVASVAPALGVAVPEAQVLDLPEDGDGCLGADAADPVVERADSIDVLLAGPGLSDPAHAARLLARVLPRVHCPVVLDALGTAYLTEHPEGLRHLEGRAVVTANPVELARMTGHEQLEGDEEILEAARGLARSSGVVVLAGAATKHVAAPDGRAWTVAGGGPGLGVSGSGDVQAGIVAGLLARGEDPAKSAVWGAYLHARAGERLASEVGQVGYLARALPGAVPAVLDELR, from the coding sequence ATGAGCGCCAACCCCGAGCCCGAGATCGTGACGCCGGCCGTGCTCCGCGACTGGCCGCTGGCCGAGCCGGGAAGCTCCAAGGGCGCCCGCGGTCAGCTGCTCGTCCTGGGCGGCAGCCGGTCCACCCCCGGCGCGGTGCGGCTGGCCGGCGAGGCGGCGCTGGCGGCCGGGGGCGGCAAGCTCGCGATCGCCACCGTCGCGAGCGTGGCCCCGGCGCTCGGCGTCGCGGTCCCGGAGGCACAGGTCCTGGACCTGCCCGAGGACGGCGACGGCTGCCTGGGAGCGGACGCGGCGGATCCGGTGGTCGAGCGCGCGGACTCCATCGACGTGCTGCTGGCCGGACCGGGCCTCAGCGATCCCGCCCACGCCGCGAGGCTGCTGGCCCGGGTGCTCCCGCGCGTGCACTGCCCGGTGGTCCTCGACGCGCTGGGTACGGCGTACCTCACCGAGCACCCGGAGGGGCTGCGTCACCTGGAGGGCCGCGCCGTGGTCACAGCCAACCCGGTCGAGCTGGCCCGGATGACCGGCCACGAGCAGCTCGAGGGCGACGAGGAGATCCTCGAGGCCGCGCGCGGACTGGCGCGAAGCAGCGGCGTGGTCGTGCTGGCCGGCGCGGCCACCAAGCACGTGGCGGCTCCGGACGGCCGCGCCTGGACGGTCGCGGGCGGCGGCCCCGGGCTCGGCGTCTCCGGATCCGGCGACGTGCAGGCCGGCATCGTGGCCGGGCTGCTCGCCCGGGGCGAGGACCCTGCGAAGTCGGCGGTCTGGGGTGCCTACCTCCACGCCCGCGCGGGGGAGCGGCTCGCGAGCGAGGTGGGCCAGGTCGGCTACCTGGCACGGGCGCTTCCGGGCGCGGTGCCGGCGGTGCTCGACGAGCTGCGCTGA
- a CDS encoding histidine phosphatase family protein — MHPRWPSGPHALTLVRHGESVGNQADQAARAAGAEELELSVRDADVELSETGRQQAEALGHWMADAPEELRPTLVLSSPYRRAAQTAEVAAARAGLEVWFDERLRERDLGVFDGLTGRGIRARHPEEAARRTRLGKFYYQPPSGESWADVALRVRSLLGDLRHGYDGERIWMFSHQAVIMTFRYVLEGIREPDLLEIDRQVQIPNASMTRYRRQGHDFALETFADTGAVERTDAAVTEEESR; from the coding sequence GTGCACCCTCGATGGCCCAGCGGACCTCACGCGCTCACCCTCGTCCGCCACGGTGAGAGCGTCGGCAACCAGGCGGACCAGGCGGCGCGGGCGGCGGGCGCCGAGGAGCTCGAGCTCTCGGTGCGCGACGCCGATGTCGAGCTCTCCGAGACCGGCCGCCAGCAGGCCGAGGCCCTCGGGCACTGGATGGCCGACGCGCCCGAGGAGCTCCGGCCGACCCTGGTGCTCAGCTCGCCGTACCGTCGCGCGGCGCAGACCGCGGAGGTGGCGGCCGCCCGGGCGGGTCTGGAGGTCTGGTTCGACGAGCGGCTGCGCGAGCGCGACCTCGGCGTCTTCGACGGTCTCACCGGACGCGGGATCCGGGCGCGGCATCCCGAGGAGGCCGCGCGACGCACCCGGCTCGGGAAGTTCTACTACCAGCCGCCGAGCGGGGAGAGCTGGGCCGACGTCGCCCTGCGGGTGCGCAGCCTGCTGGGCGACCTGCGCCACGGGTACGACGGCGAACGGATCTGGATGTTCAGCCACCAGGCCGTGATCATGACCTTCCGCTACGTGCTCGAGGGGATCCGCGAGCCCGACCTGCTCGAGATCGACCGTCAGGTGCAGATCCCGAACGCCTCGATGACCCGCTACCGCCGCCAGGGACACGACTTCGCGCTGGAGACGTTCGCCGACACCGGCGCCGTGGAGCGCACCGACGCGGCCGTGACCGAGGAGGAGTCGCGATGA
- a CDS encoding DUF4383 domain-containing protein: MTERTTPSGASDPSPARGIAGPSTGDRLARTMALATGALFLVVGVAGFIPGVTTNVGDLEFAGHHSDAELLGIFQVSVLHNLLHLLFGVAGIALSRRGIHAAAYLLVGGVAYLGLWVYGLVNDHHSDANFVPLNSADNWLHLVLGVAMLVMGLVALRAVRGGIGSQTAM, from the coding sequence ATGACTGAACGGACTACCCCGTCCGGCGCGAGCGACCCCAGCCCCGCGCGCGGCATCGCAGGACCCTCGACCGGCGACCGGCTCGCCCGAACGATGGCGCTCGCCACCGGGGCGCTGTTCCTGGTCGTGGGCGTGGCGGGCTTCATCCCCGGCGTCACGACGAACGTCGGCGACCTGGAGTTCGCCGGCCACCACAGCGACGCCGAGCTGCTGGGGATCTTCCAGGTGTCGGTGCTGCACAACCTGCTGCACCTGCTGTTCGGCGTCGCCGGCATCGCGCTGTCGCGCCGCGGCATCCATGCAGCCGCCTACCTCCTCGTCGGCGGTGTCGCCTACCTGGGGCTGTGGGTCTACGGCCTGGTCAACGACCACCACAGCGACGCCAACTTCGTGCCGCTGAACTCCGCCGACAACTGGCTGCACCTGGTGCTCGGCGTGGCGATGCTCGTGATGGGCCTGGTGGCCCTGCGCGCGGTCCGCGGTGGCATCGGCAGCCAGACCGCCATGTGA
- a CDS encoding DUF4193 family protein yields the protein MATDYDAPRNRPEDEPEADSIEALRGNPTEKQSPKVDVDEDTEGDSFELPGADLSHEELHIVVTPRQDDEFMCSRCFLLHGPSMRVPGTDHCRDCD from the coding sequence GTGGCGACCGATTACGACGCACCACGCAACCGGCCCGAGGACGAGCCGGAGGCCGATTCCATCGAGGCCCTCCGGGGCAATCCGACCGAGAAGCAGTCGCCCAAGGTCGATGTCGACGAGGACACCGAGGGCGACTCCTTCGAGCTGCCCGGCGCCGACCTGTCCCACGAGGAACTCCACATCGTGGTGACTCCCCGTCAGGACGACGAGTTCATGTGCTCGCGCTGCTTCCTGCTCCACGGCCCCTCGATGCGGGTGCCGGGCACCGACCACTGCCGCGACTGCGACTGA
- a CDS encoding PIG-L deacetylase family protein codes for MSSDDPRPAPLAPVTDDWDRALCVVAHPDDLEFGAAAAVARWTGQGKQVTYCMVTSGEAGIDGLHPDECRGLREAEQVESARLVGVEVVDFLGLPDGILEYGVPLRRAIAGAVRRHRPEIVVTNNFRDTWGGRNLNQADHIAVGRATLDAVRDAGNRWVFPEQLTDGVEPWGGVREVWAAGSPQATHAVDTTATFDAGVASLEAHAAYIDGLGWEDWDAREFLEGASRGAGQRLGTRFASAFEVFPMGWGD; via the coding sequence ATGTCCAGCGACGACCCCCGTCCCGCTCCTCTCGCGCCCGTCACCGACGACTGGGATCGGGCGCTGTGCGTCGTGGCGCACCCCGACGACCTCGAGTTCGGCGCGGCAGCCGCCGTCGCGCGGTGGACCGGCCAGGGCAAGCAGGTCACCTACTGCATGGTGACCAGCGGCGAGGCCGGCATCGACGGGCTGCACCCCGACGAGTGCCGCGGGCTGCGGGAGGCCGAGCAGGTCGAGTCCGCCCGCCTCGTCGGCGTCGAGGTCGTGGACTTCCTCGGCCTGCCCGACGGCATCCTTGAGTACGGCGTACCGCTTCGCCGCGCCATCGCCGGCGCCGTGCGGCGTCACCGCCCGGAGATCGTCGTCACCAACAACTTCCGCGACACCTGGGGCGGGCGCAATCTCAACCAGGCCGACCACATCGCGGTGGGCCGCGCCACCCTGGACGCCGTGCGCGACGCCGGCAACCGCTGGGTGTTCCCCGAGCAGCTCACCGACGGGGTGGAGCCGTGGGGCGGCGTCCGCGAGGTCTGGGCCGCCGGGTCCCCGCAGGCGACCCACGCCGTCGACACCACCGCGACCTTCGACGCGGGCGTGGCCTCGCTCGAGGCGCACGCGGCGTACATCGACGGCCTGGGCTGGGAGGACTGGGACGCCCGCGAGTTCCTCGAGGGAGCCTCCCGCGGCGCCGGCCAGCGCCTCGGCACCAGGTTCGCGAGCGCCTTCGAGGTCTTCCCGATGGGTTGGGGCGACTGA
- a CDS encoding potassium channel family protein: MPAPPDPAQEGRGDVSLPERVRSPWWELGRRLLAALAILVGTVMLVYFDRGGYVDGNDPTGKIDLLDAIYYTTVTLSTTGYGDIAPVSPAARTINAFVITPARIAFLVLLIGTTLEVLASQGREMFRVARWRKHMGHHVVVVGYGTKGRSAVDTLVRNGLNREAVVVVDPSGTALQDAHADGLAVVTGDATRRNVLRRAGVGEADQIIITTDSDASNVLATLTVRQLNPDAWIVASVREQENAPLMKQSGANSVITSSDAVGRLLGLSSLSPTLGSVMEDLLTYGHGLEVAERELLVTEVGRPPQSLPDQVIAVVRDEKVYRYFDPVVSLLARGDRLVVVRASRERPWAPRPGTHDEDLAADHED, translated from the coding sequence GTGCCTGCCCCTCCCGACCCTGCCCAGGAGGGCCGCGGTGACGTGTCCCTGCCCGAGCGGGTGCGCTCGCCGTGGTGGGAGCTCGGCCGGCGGCTGCTCGCGGCGCTCGCCATCCTGGTCGGCACGGTCATGCTGGTGTACTTCGACCGCGGCGGCTACGTCGACGGCAACGACCCGACCGGCAAGATCGACCTGCTGGACGCGATCTACTACACGACCGTCACGCTGAGCACGACCGGCTACGGCGACATCGCTCCCGTGAGCCCCGCCGCCCGCACGATCAACGCGTTCGTCATCACCCCCGCCCGTATCGCCTTCCTGGTCCTCCTCATCGGGACCACCCTCGAGGTGCTCGCCTCGCAGGGCCGGGAGATGTTCCGGGTGGCTCGTTGGAGGAAGCACATGGGTCACCACGTCGTGGTCGTCGGATACGGCACCAAGGGCCGCAGCGCCGTCGACACCCTGGTCCGCAACGGACTGAACCGCGAGGCCGTGGTCGTCGTCGACCCCAGCGGCACCGCGCTGCAGGACGCGCACGCCGACGGGCTGGCGGTCGTCACCGGCGATGCCACGCGCCGCAACGTGCTGCGCCGCGCCGGGGTGGGGGAGGCCGACCAGATCATCATCACCACCGACTCCGACGCCTCCAACGTGCTGGCCACCCTGACCGTGCGCCAGCTGAACCCGGACGCCTGGATCGTCGCCTCGGTGCGCGAGCAGGAGAACGCCCCGCTGATGAAGCAGTCCGGTGCCAACTCGGTGATCACCTCCTCCGACGCCGTGGGCCGCCTGCTGGGCCTCTCCTCGCTGTCGCCGACGCTCGGGTCGGTGATGGAGGACCTGCTCACCTACGGCCACGGGCTGGAGGTCGCCGAGCGCGAGCTGCTGGTGACCGAGGTCGGCCGCCCGCCCCAGTCGCTGCCCGACCAGGTGATCGCGGTGGTGCGCGACGAGAAGGTCTACCGCTACTTCGACCCGGTGGTCTCGCTGCTCGCACGCGGGGACCGACTGGTCGTCGTCCGGGCCTCCCGGGAGCGGCCGTGGGCGCCGCGCCCGGGCACCCACGACGAGGATCTCGCCGCCGACCACGAGGACTGA
- a CDS encoding YihY/virulence factor BrkB family protein, translating to MASHTWHAAAGAATAAWLRQARHTLWRLVVTTVGSCLRHRVTGLAAEGAFFAVLSVPPLIFALTGAIGYVTGRFSRAQVEDVQEAVIELSSRFLTERAVDEVITKTMDDVLEGGRFDVISLGFVLALWSGSRALNVFVDTITIMHGLGGSRGIVRTRALSFVLYVMALITGVIAVPLMVLGPALLRDWLPEGFDFVLGFYWPVVVLVCICFLATLYHVSVPVRTSWRFNLPGATFSLFAWVVGSYVLRWVLTATAADSRSIYGPLAAPIAVLLWLYVVAIAVLIGAAVNAAFDEVFAQSSTSRARRELVQRLRQLGGRAPGREQVVSGSVSGSGRDRPPVGPGVD from the coding sequence ATGGCCTCGCACACCTGGCACGCTGCGGCCGGGGCCGCGACGGCTGCCTGGCTGAGGCAGGCGCGCCACACCCTGTGGCGCCTGGTCGTCACCACCGTCGGCTCGTGCCTGCGGCACCGGGTCACCGGGCTGGCGGCGGAGGGCGCGTTCTTCGCGGTGCTGTCGGTGCCGCCGCTGATCTTCGCGCTGACCGGCGCGATCGGCTACGTCACCGGCCGGTTCTCCCGAGCCCAGGTGGAGGACGTGCAGGAGGCGGTGATCGAGCTGTCCTCGCGGTTCCTGACCGAGAGGGCGGTGGACGAGGTGATCACGAAGACGATGGACGACGTGCTCGAGGGCGGGCGCTTCGACGTGATCTCGCTGGGCTTCGTGCTCGCACTGTGGTCGGGATCGCGGGCGCTCAACGTCTTCGTCGACACCATCACGATCATGCACGGGCTGGGTGGCTCCCGCGGGATCGTCCGCACCCGGGCGCTGTCGTTCGTGCTCTACGTGATGGCGCTGATCACCGGCGTCATCGCGGTGCCGCTGATGGTCCTGGGCCCCGCGCTGCTGCGCGACTGGCTGCCCGAGGGCTTCGACTTCGTGCTCGGCTTCTACTGGCCGGTGGTCGTGCTGGTCTGCATCTGCTTCCTGGCCACGCTCTACCACGTGTCGGTGCCGGTGCGGACCAGCTGGCGCTTCAACCTCCCGGGCGCGACGTTCTCCCTGTTCGCCTGGGTGGTCGGCTCCTACGTGCTGCGCTGGGTGCTCACCGCGACCGCCGCCGACTCGCGCTCGATCTACGGGCCCTTGGCCGCACCGATCGCGGTGCTGCTGTGGCTCTACGTCGTGGCGATCGCGGTGCTGATCGGTGCGGCCGTCAACGCGGCGTTCGACGAGGTCTTCGCCCAGTCCTCCACCTCCCGGGCCCGCCGCGAGCTGGTGCAGCGCCTGCGTCAGCTGGGCGGGCGCGCCCCGGGTCGTGAGCAGGTCGTGAGCGGGTCGGTGAGCGGTTCCGGACGGGACCGGCCCCCGGTCGGGCCGGGAGTCGACTAG
- a CDS encoding acyl-CoA dehydrogenase family protein encodes METSHSRSAIRVVTNQAPPLVGHNVVTTDLALSEAVVRHAGAEVLEDLVPLGADAGSAEAREHGQLANEHPPRLTAYDRYGHRVDEVAFHPSWHWLMERAVGHGLGATAWEQQEDGDAHAHVRRAAGFMAWSHTEPGHGCPVSMTYAAVPALRTDPALAAEWTPLLASRIYDPGVRRPEDKLGALAGMGMTEKQGGSDVRSNRTEARPTGGAGTYTLHGHKWFTSAPMNDVFLMLAQAPGGLSCFVVPRVLPDGARNQLDVVRLKDKLGNRSNASAELELDGTVAVRLGEEGRGVRTIIEMVAATRLDCVLGSTSLMRRAVSEAAWHAAHRSAFGTRLLDQPLMRNVVADLAVETEAATALAIRLAAAVDDLADPHEAALRRIALPLAKFWVCKRTPAVVAEALECLGGNGYVEESVLPLLFRESPLNSVWEGSGNVNALDVLRAITREPEALNAWITEVGRARGGDARLDRAVDDTLALLGALMADAAQLEVGARRLAGRMAAVLQGSLLVRFAPPEVADAFCASRLGTSYDGTFGTLEGGDLRALVARATPRV; translated from the coding sequence ATGGAGACCTCCCACTCGCGATCTGCGATCCGCGTCGTCACCAACCAGGCGCCCCCGCTCGTGGGCCACAACGTGGTGACAACCGACCTCGCGCTCAGCGAGGCCGTCGTGCGCCACGCCGGCGCCGAGGTGCTGGAGGACCTGGTGCCGCTCGGGGCCGACGCCGGTAGCGCGGAGGCGCGCGAGCACGGCCAGCTGGCCAACGAGCACCCGCCACGGCTCACGGCGTACGACCGCTACGGCCACCGGGTCGACGAGGTGGCCTTCCACCCCTCCTGGCACTGGCTGATGGAGCGTGCGGTCGGTCACGGCCTCGGCGCCACCGCCTGGGAGCAGCAGGAGGACGGCGACGCGCACGCCCACGTGCGCCGGGCGGCCGGGTTCATGGCCTGGTCGCACACCGAGCCGGGCCACGGCTGCCCGGTCTCGATGACGTACGCCGCGGTGCCGGCGCTGCGCACCGACCCGGCGCTGGCCGCGGAGTGGACACCGCTGCTGGCCTCGCGGATCTACGACCCCGGGGTGCGCCGGCCCGAGGACAAGCTCGGCGCGCTCGCCGGGATGGGGATGACCGAGAAGCAGGGCGGCTCCGACGTCCGCAGCAATCGCACCGAGGCCCGCCCGACCGGCGGCGCGGGCACCTACACGCTGCACGGGCACAAGTGGTTCACCTCGGCGCCGATGAACGACGTCTTCCTCATGCTCGCCCAGGCGCCGGGCGGGCTCAGCTGCTTCGTCGTGCCGCGAGTGCTCCCCGACGGCGCCCGCAACCAGCTCGACGTGGTGCGGTTGAAGGACAAGCTCGGCAACCGCTCCAACGCCTCCGCCGAGCTCGAGCTCGACGGCACCGTCGCGGTCCGGCTCGGAGAGGAGGGCCGCGGCGTCCGCACGATCATCGAGATGGTCGCCGCCACCCGCCTGGACTGCGTGCTCGGCTCCACCTCCCTCATGCGCCGCGCGGTCTCCGAGGCCGCCTGGCACGCCGCGCACCGCTCGGCCTTCGGCACGCGACTGCTCGACCAGCCGCTGATGCGCAACGTCGTCGCCGACCTCGCCGTCGAGACCGAGGCGGCCACGGCGCTCGCCATCCGGCTCGCGGCGGCCGTCGACGACCTCGCCGACCCGCACGAGGCCGCGCTGCGCCGCATCGCGCTCCCGCTGGCGAAGTTCTGGGTCTGCAAGCGCACCCCCGCCGTGGTGGCCGAGGCGCTGGAGTGCCTGGGCGGCAACGGCTACGTCGAGGAGTCGGTGCTGCCGCTGCTGTTCCGCGAGTCCCCGCTCAACTCGGTGTGGGAGGGCTCGGGCAACGTCAACGCCCTCGACGTGCTGCGCGCCATCACCCGGGAGCCGGAGGCGCTGAACGCCTGGATCACCGAGGTCGGCCGCGCCCGCGGCGGCGACGCCCGCCTCGACCGGGCCGTCGACGACACCCTCGCGCTGCTGGGGGCGCTGATGGCCGACGCCGCGCAGCTGGAGGTCGGGGCCCGCCGCCTCGCCGGCCGGATGGCCGCGGTGCTCCAGGGCTCGCTGCTGGTCCGCTTCGCCCCGCCGGAGGTCGCCGACGCGTTCTGCGCCTCCCGCCTCGGCACGTCGTACGACGGGACGTTCGGCACGCTCGAGGGCGGCGACCTGCGCGCCCTGGTCGCGCGCGCGACGCCGCGCGTCTGA